A window from Mauremys reevesii isolate NIE-2019 linkage group 9, ASM1616193v1, whole genome shotgun sequence encodes these proteins:
- the RAB33A gene encoding ras-related protein Rab-33A produces the protein MHQPPDPPRSAAASCLCVRAAARLRAAPGMQPSGPAAAELDASLEQYLRVRIFKIIVIGDSNVGKTCLTFRFCGGAFPASTEATIGVDFREKTVEIEGEKIKVQVWDTAGQERFRKSMVEHYYRNVHAVIFVYDVTKMASFTNLKMWIEECNGHAVPPFVPKVLVGNKCDLREQIQVPSSVALKFADAHNMLLFETSAKDPKESQNVESIFMCLACRLKAQKSLLYRDMERQQGKVQKLEFTQDANNKNSCPC, from the exons ATGCATCAGCCACCTGATCCGCCGCGCTCGGCAGCTGCCTCTTGCCTTTGTGTGCGGGCCGCCGCCCGGCTCCGCGCAGCGCCCGGCATGCAGCCCTCCGGGCCGGCCGCGGCCGAGCTGGACGCCTCGCTGGAGCAGTACCTGCGGGTCCGCATCTTCAAAATCATCGTCATCGGCGACTCCAACGTGGGCAAAACCTGCTTGACCTTCCGCTTCTGCGGGGGCGCCTTCCCCGCCAGCACCGAGGCCACCATCGGCGTGGACTTCAGGGAGAAGACGGTGGAGATCGAGGGAGAGAAAATCAAG GTGCAGGTCTGGGACACAGCTGGCCAGGAGCGGTTCCGGAAGAGCATGGTAGAACACTATTACCGCAATGTGCATGCCGTCATCTTTGTCTATGATGTCACTAAGATGGCTTCCTTCACCAATCTCAAGATGTGGATTGAGGAATGCAATGGGCATGCTGTGCCCCCTTTCGTCCCCAAGGTGCTTGTTGGGAACAAGTGTGACTTACGAGAACAAATTCAGGTGCCATCCAGCGTGGCCCTGAAATTTGCTGATGCTCACAACATGCTTTTGTTTGAAACATCAGCCAAGGACCCCAAAGAGAGTCAGAATGTGGAGTCGATTTTCATGTGCCTGGCCTGTAGGTTGAAGGCCCAGAAGTCCCTGCTCTATCGGGATAtggagaggcagcagggaaaagtGCAGAAACTGGAGTTCACACAAGATGCTAACAATAAAAATTCCTGCCCCTGCTGA